The Aequorivita sublithincola DSM 14238 genome window below encodes:
- a CDS encoding 4Fe-4S binding protein, whose amino-acid sequence MSTVQRNMSLTGEPPKTINTQQKIASAIGLLGLALLFLALFNLDFPNKTLWLGLSLTMIAVDIIWFSTAAYLNKHEGIKNDGVYFKSLTSRGFWAWILGITLTLFYVVLYWFPQYLGLVQDGDNKGIIALFDPLSKLLSGGPASQWFLYGTLYTLAIVAFGIKFILKYRHNKYEKLRTFSVMFFQMGFAFLIPELMSRLNSDSFKLPYYDLKNIWPLNYYNFEQYRIDEFISAGDVGLGLLIFGVLSIFVITPILTYKYGKRWYCSWVCGCGGLAETAGDSFRHLSDKRQVAWKVERWVIHSVLVFVVLMTTAVIYSYLGDDSSKYWLTKNTFLISVAVLLTIVFAGVWIFKREELQKDARFGAIGYFIIIISLIGFHYFSGKTLFFFEPETLRKSYGFLIGSVFSGVIGVGFYPIFGSRVWCRMGCPMAAILGFQQRLFSRFRITTNGGQCISCGNCSTYCEMGIDVRAYAQKGENIVRSSCVGCGVCSAVCPRGVLKLENGPLEKRINSNEVLLGNDLDLMNYVNK is encoded by the coding sequence ATGAGCACCGTTCAACGAAATATGTCTCTTACTGGCGAGCCGCCAAAAACTATAAATACCCAACAAAAAATCGCTTCAGCTATTGGTTTGTTGGGTTTGGCTTTGCTTTTTTTAGCATTGTTCAATCTTGATTTTCCTAATAAAACCTTATGGCTCGGTTTGTCTTTAACGATGATTGCCGTTGATATTATTTGGTTTTCAACCGCTGCTTATTTAAACAAACACGAAGGGATTAAAAACGATGGCGTTTACTTTAAATCGCTTACTAGCCGTGGATTTTGGGCATGGATTTTAGGAATTACTCTAACGCTATTTTATGTGGTTTTGTATTGGTTTCCGCAGTATTTGGGCTTAGTGCAGGATGGAGATAATAAAGGAATTATTGCTCTTTTTGACCCTTTAAGCAAATTGCTAAGCGGTGGGCCAGCAAGCCAATGGTTTCTCTACGGAACACTTTATACGTTAGCGATTGTAGCTTTCGGAATAAAATTCATCTTAAAATATCGTCATAATAAATACGAAAAACTTAGAACGTTTTCGGTTATGTTTTTTCAGATGGGTTTCGCCTTTTTGATACCCGAACTTATGTCCCGATTGAATTCAGACAGTTTTAAATTACCTTACTACGACCTAAAAAATATTTGGCCACTCAACTATTACAATTTTGAGCAATACCGAATTGATGAATTTATTTCTGCAGGTGATGTTGGTTTAGGACTTCTTATTTTTGGAGTTCTATCAATCTTTGTAATTACACCAATTTTGACTTACAAATACGGTAAACGTTGGTATTGTTCTTGGGTTTGTGGTTGTGGTGGTTTAGCGGAAACTGCTGGAGATTCCTTTCGTCATTTAAGTGATAAAAGACAAGTTGCCTGGAAGGTGGAACGCTGGGTTATTCACAGTGTTTTGGTTTTTGTTGTATTAATGACAACTGCCGTAATTTATAGTTATTTAGGCGATGATTCTTCAAAATATTGGCTTACCAAAAATACTTTCTTAATTAGCGTGGCTGTCCTTTTAACTATTGTATTTGCCGGCGTTTGGATCTTTAAAAGAGAAGAGTTACAAAAAGATGCTCGTTTTGGAGCTATTGGTTATTTCATCATTATAATTTCACTTATAGGTTTTCATTACTTTTCAGGAAAAACATTATTCTTTTTTGAACCAGAAACGCTTCGAAAAAGCTATGGTTTCTTAATCGGTTCTGTTTTTAGCGGCGTAATAGGCGTTGGGTTCTATCCTATTTTTGGTAGCCGGGTTTGGTGCCGAATGGGTTGCCCTATGGCCGCAATTCTTGGATTTCAACAACGATTATTTTCACGTTTCAGAATAACTACAAACGGCGGACAATGCATCTCTTGCGGAAATTGTTCTACCTATTGCGAAATGGGTATCGACGTGCGTGCATACGCTCAAAAGGGTGAAAACATTGTACGTTCAAGCTGTGTAGGATGCGGAGTTTGTTCAGCAGTTTGTCCACGTGGGGTTTTAAAACTTGAAAATGGACCGCTTGAGAAGCGTATTAATTCCAACGAAGTTCTTTTGGGGAATGATTTGGATTTGATGAACTATGTAAATAAGTAG
- a CDS encoding fasciclin domain-containing protein: MKNIYLKSIMALALVFTFSSCETESNFEDSEPSISYIAVSNPNFSALEAAATYGGLAGVLSNKNPNHSSGDYTVFAPNNDAFARLGLNENNLGVLQQAFLTNTLLYHTSNGNIMGSSLTDGASFGSAIGVNRRIIQRGSDTYINGSKILATDINASNGTVHVIDKVMIATGGDIVQSAIALSTAKVFKQPELTFLVEAVIYADLAGALTASDGSPSFTVFAPTDQAFKDLGTALGLTFTKPEDIRQLPKQVVATVLLNHVIANGGKFTSELNAGTLSPLGGDPLTLGAYNNGTLNVGGVGNGEPANMFIPDVQATNGVIHVIDKVLLPNL, from the coding sequence ATGAAAAATATATATCTTAAATCAATAATGGCATTAGCCTTAGTTTTCACATTCAGTTCTTGTGAAACCGAATCAAATTTTGAAGATTCAGAACCTTCAATATCTTATATTGCAGTTTCTAATCCAAACTTTAGTGCTTTAGAAGCTGCAGCAACCTATGGTGGTTTAGCAGGAGTTTTAAGCAATAAGAATCCAAACCATTCATCTGGAGATTATACAGTATTTGCGCCCAATAACGATGCTTTTGCACGTCTAGGGTTGAATGAAAATAATTTAGGGGTTCTTCAACAAGCATTCTTAACGAATACCTTACTTTATCATACTTCCAACGGAAATATTATGGGTAGTTCCCTCACAGATGGTGCCTCTTTCGGTTCTGCTATAGGAGTGAATAGACGCATTATACAACGTGGATCAGACACCTATATAAATGGATCCAAGATATTGGCTACAGATATAAACGCGAGTAATGGAACAGTACATGTTATTGATAAGGTTATGATTGCCACAGGAGGTGATATTGTTCAATCTGCAATAGCTTTGAGTACGGCAAAGGTTTTTAAACAACCAGAATTGACTTTCCTTGTTGAAGCTGTTATATATGCAGATTTAGCTGGCGCTTTAACCGCCTCAGATGGTAGCCCATCCTTTACGGTTTTTGCACCGACAGACCAGGCTTTTAAAGATTTAGGAACAGCCTTAGGATTAACTTTTACCAAACCAGAAGATATTAGACAATTGCCAAAACAAGTTGTGGCAACCGTATTGTTAAATCATGTAATAGCAAATGGAGGGAAATTTACAAGTGAACTTAATGCTGGAACGTTAAGCCCACTTGGTGGCGATCCACTAACATTAGGAGCTTATAACAATGGCACACTAAATGTTGGCGGAGTAGGAAATGGCGAACCTGCAAATATGTTTATTCCAGACGTTCAAGCTACTAATGGGGTTATTCATGTGATTGATAAAGTACTATTACCGAATCTATAG
- a CDS encoding toxin-antitoxin system YwqK family antitoxin produces the protein MHLYLFIFLSFFTNIDSPNSKQYIKNYYENGTLKSEGWITNNYKTDYWYFYDKNANIKKEGHFVNGSAENWWIFYEIGSPYKSKIQFKNNKKNGFALCYKNNELIRAEKYKNNLKTGSWTSLLAFKLDNPDVSF, from the coding sequence ATGCATCTCTACCTATTTATATTCTTAAGTTTTTTCACAAATATTGACTCGCCAAACAGTAAGCAATACATCAAAAACTACTACGAAAATGGAACTTTAAAATCTGAAGGTTGGATCACAAATAATTATAAAACGGACTATTGGTATTTTTATGACAAGAATGCCAACATCAAAAAAGAAGGACATTTTGTTAATGGAAGTGCCGAGAATTGGTGGATTTTTTACGAAATTGGCAGTCCTTACAAATCTAAAATACAATTCAAAAACAATAAAAAAAATGGTTTTGCCTTGTGTTATAAAAACAACGAATTGATAAGAGCCGAAAAATATAAAAACAACTTGAAAACGGGCTCTTGGACTTCACTTTTGGCCTTCAAGCTAGATAACCCTGACGTAAGTTTTTAA
- a CDS encoding glycosyltransferase family 2 protein, whose amino-acid sequence MKHIVVIIPAYNEESSVGKVISEVPDIVSEIIVVNNNSTDRTAEMAKKAGATVLFQPNAGYGNACLKGMEYISKEETKPDIVVFLDGDYSDYPSEMTKILKPILEDNIDFVVGARVKELRENGSMTFPQRFGNKLATKLMSLFFNSKFTDLGPFRAIKYEKLLALNMEDKTYGWTVEMQLKVLKKKCTYVEVPVKYKNRIGVSKVSGTVKGAIFAGIKILTWIFKYSFKK is encoded by the coding sequence ATGAAACATATAGTAGTAATAATCCCCGCCTATAACGAAGAAAGCTCTGTTGGGAAAGTGATTTCGGAAGTTCCTGATATCGTTTCAGAAATAATTGTGGTGAACAATAACTCCACAGATAGAACTGCGGAAATGGCTAAAAAAGCAGGTGCAACCGTACTTTTTCAACCAAATGCAGGTTACGGAAATGCTTGTTTGAAAGGAATGGAATACATTTCAAAAGAAGAAACAAAACCAGATATTGTGGTTTTTCTTGATGGTGATTATAGCGATTATCCTTCGGAAATGACAAAAATTCTTAAACCGATTCTTGAAGATAATATAGACTTTGTAGTTGGTGCGAGAGTAAAAGAATTACGAGAAAATGGCTCTATGACCTTTCCGCAGCGCTTTGGCAACAAACTAGCAACAAAATTGATGAGCCTTTTTTTCAATTCAAAATTCACAGATCTTGGACCTTTTAGAGCCATTAAATATGAAAAGTTACTCGCCCTAAATATGGAAGACAAAACCTACGGTTGGACGGTAGAAATGCAACTAAAAGTCTTAAAAAAGAAATGTACTTATGTTGAAGTGCCAGTAAAATACAAAAACCGTATTGGCGTTTCAAAAGTTTCGGGTACGGTAAAAGGTGCTATCTTTGCTGGCATAAAAATTCTTACCTGGATTTTTAAATATAGCTTCAAAAAATGA
- a CDS encoding cellulose synthase family protein — protein MILESLIIVIYSVALLLIFMYALAQLNLLFNYLSAKKHHKNSPTFNFSNEEEIPYVTIQLPVYNELYVMERLLTNIAEIDYPKEKLEIQVLDDSTDESFEETAKHIQQLQKTGLDIQHVTRENREGFKAGALKEGLKTAKGEYIAIFDADFLPKKNWLKNTIPYFKDPEIGVVQTRWGHLNRDYSILTRVQAFALDAHFTLEQVGRNSKGHFINFNGTAGVWRKECILDAGNWEGDTLTEDLDLSYRAQLKNWKFKYLEEVETPAELPIIISAARSQQFRWNKGGAENFQKMAWRVYLSKDIPFKTKIHSFLHLLNSTMFLNILIVAILSIPMLYIKNEYEHLKMYFYVMSFFVISTIIFFICYWFTYKAIYGGGFKRFLKYSAMFFTFFSVAMGFSLHNSIAVLEGHFGKKSEFIRTPKFNISSLKEGWKGNKYVTKNISPNVIFEGILMLYFAFGMYSAFVVGDQGGDFGLFPFHLMLFLGFGFVFFKSLTSKA, from the coding sequence ATGATTCTTGAATCCCTAATTATTGTTATTTATTCCGTTGCCCTACTCCTCATCTTTATGTATGCTTTGGCGCAGCTCAACTTGCTTTTTAACTATTTAAGCGCCAAAAAACATCATAAGAATTCACCAACTTTCAATTTTTCAAATGAAGAAGAGATTCCCTATGTAACCATTCAGCTTCCTGTTTATAATGAACTTTATGTGATGGAACGGTTGCTAACCAACATTGCCGAAATTGATTATCCCAAAGAAAAACTAGAAATACAAGTGCTTGATGATAGCACTGATGAATCTTTTGAAGAAACGGCGAAGCATATTCAACAACTTCAAAAAACAGGTTTAGACATTCAGCATGTTACTCGTGAAAACCGAGAAGGTTTTAAGGCTGGAGCATTAAAAGAAGGTTTAAAAACTGCCAAAGGCGAATACATTGCAATATTTGACGCAGATTTTCTTCCGAAGAAAAACTGGTTGAAAAATACAATTCCCTACTTTAAAGACCCTGAAATTGGCGTGGTGCAAACACGTTGGGGACATTTAAATCGTGACTATTCAATCCTAACACGCGTACAAGCTTTTGCACTTGATGCACATTTCACTTTAGAACAAGTTGGACGGAATAGTAAAGGACATTTCATAAATTTTAATGGAACGGCAGGTGTGTGGCGGAAGGAATGTATTCTGGATGCTGGAAATTGGGAAGGCGACACGCTAACCGAAGATTTAGACCTAAGCTATCGTGCGCAACTTAAAAACTGGAAATTCAAATATTTGGAAGAAGTGGAAACTCCGGCGGAACTTCCTATAATAATTAGTGCGGCGCGTTCGCAACAATTCCGTTGGAACAAAGGCGGCGCAGAGAATTTTCAGAAAATGGCTTGGCGGGTTTATTTAAGTAAGGATATTCCTTTCAAAACAAAAATTCACAGTTTTCTGCATTTGCTGAATAGTACTATGTTTTTGAATATTTTGATTGTCGCAATCCTAAGTATTCCAATGCTTTATATCAAAAACGAATACGAGCATTTAAAAATGTATTTTTATGTAATGAGCTTTTTTGTGATAAGCACCATCATCTTTTTTATCTGTTATTGGTTTACCTATAAAGCTATTTACGGCGGAGGATTTAAACGATTTTTGAAATATTCAGCAATGTTTTTCACCTTCTTTTCCGTGGCGATGGGTTTTTCATTGCATAATTCTATTGCGGTTTTGGAAGGGCATTTCGGGAAGAAAAGTGAATTTATTCGAACCCCAAAATTTAATATCAGCAGTTTAAAGGAAGGCTGGAAAGGAAATAAATATGTTACTAAAAACATTTCACCAAACGTGATTTTTGAAGGTATTTTGATGCTTTATTTTGCCTTTGGAATGTATAGCGCTTTTGTTGTTGGCGATCAGGGTGGCGATTTCGGACTCTTTCCGTTTCACTTGATGCTTTTCTTAGGGTTTGGGTTTGTGTTTTTTAAATCGTTGACTTCTAAAGCATAA
- a CDS encoding FMN-binding negative transcriptional regulator, translated as MYPPPHHQSHDIEKMISVIKHFPLGMLVTAKDGKPFVTHIPFIYNETSERLIAHLDRSNPQLETLIDNAEVTVVFKGPDTYISPSIYTTPQLPTWNYIIVHITGKLKLLDDAETVKQTMLDMTEFLEGEAQKFILQKDDPRMERFLNYIQAFEIEVTNWEGKFKLSQDKISQDFENAMEELIDKSRKDKSAFINSIFE; from the coding sequence ATGTATCCACCGCCACACCATCAATCGCATGACATTGAAAAAATGATTTCTGTAATCAAACATTTTCCTTTGGGAATGTTGGTTACAGCGAAGGATGGAAAACCTTTTGTTACACACATTCCTTTTATTTACAACGAAACTTCCGAACGATTAATAGCGCACCTAGACCGAAGCAATCCGCAGCTTGAAACATTGATTGATAATGCTGAAGTTACTGTAGTTTTTAAAGGACCAGACACCTATATTTCACCAAGCATATATACAACGCCACAATTACCAACGTGGAATTACATCATTGTTCACATAACTGGAAAGCTGAAACTATTGGACGATGCTGAAACTGTAAAACAAACAATGCTTGATATGACGGAATTTTTGGAAGGTGAAGCTCAAAAATTTATTCTGCAAAAAGACGACCCAAGAATGGAGCGCTTTTTAAATTATATTCAAGCTTTCGAGATTGAAGTAACCAATTGGGAAGGGAAGTTCAAGCTTTCGCAGGACAAAATTTCGCAGGATTTTGAGAATGCAATGGAGGAATTAATAGATAAATCTCGAAAGGACAAATCAGCGTTTATCAACAGTATTTTCGAATAA
- a CDS encoding UDP-N-acetylmuramate--L-alanine ligase yields MKIHFIAIGGSAMHNLALALHQKGENVTGSDDEIFEPSKTRLNNKGLLPEKEGWFPEKLTSEIDAVILGMHAKADNPELLKAKELGLKIYSYPEFLYEQSKNKTRVVIGGSHGKTTITSMILHVMSYNGKDVDYMVGAQLEGFDTMVKITDHNDFMVIEGDEYLSSPIDRRPKFHLYKPNIALLSGIAWDHINVFPTYENYVEQFEIFLNEITNGGAIIYNEEDTEVKRVVENSTNHIKKYPYQTPEYTVKDGTTLLETPEGPMPVEIFGKHNLNNLEGARWICQLMGVDADDFYEAIATFKGASKRLEKIAETKTAVAYKDYAHSPSKVKATTGAVKNQYPNRKLIACLELHTYSSLNPEFLKEYKGTLDAADSAVVFYSPHAVMIKQLEKIKGEQIEEAFERKDLVVFTNPADFKTYLFSQDYENTCLLLMSSGNYGGLDFEEVKEYLK; encoded by the coding sequence ATGAAAATCCACTTCATAGCCATTGGCGGCAGCGCGATGCACAACCTTGCATTGGCATTACATCAAAAAGGAGAAAACGTTACCGGAAGCGATGACGAAATTTTTGAACCTTCAAAAACGAGGTTGAACAACAAAGGTTTGTTGCCCGAAAAAGAAGGCTGGTTTCCAGAAAAATTAACTTCAGAAATTGATGCCGTAATCCTCGGAATGCACGCCAAAGCAGATAACCCTGAGCTTTTAAAAGCGAAAGAACTCGGTTTAAAAATCTACAGTTACCCAGAATTTCTTTACGAACAATCCAAAAATAAAACCCGCGTGGTTATTGGCGGTTCGCACGGAAAAACAACTATCACTTCCATGATTTTGCACGTAATGAGTTACAACGGAAAAGATGTGGATTATATGGTTGGCGCCCAGCTTGAAGGATTTGATACTATGGTAAAAATAACCGACCATAATGATTTTATGGTTATTGAAGGTGATGAATATCTCTCTTCACCCATAGATAGAAGGCCAAAGTTTCATCTTTATAAACCTAATATTGCATTGTTAAGCGGTATTGCTTGGGATCACATAAATGTTTTTCCTACTTATGAAAATTACGTGGAGCAGTTTGAAATTTTTCTAAATGAAATTACCAACGGTGGCGCAATTATTTACAACGAAGAAGATACAGAGGTAAAACGAGTTGTAGAAAATTCAACAAATCACATAAAAAAATATCCGTACCAAACGCCCGAATATACCGTTAAAGACGGAACTACCCTTTTGGAAACTCCCGAAGGGCCAATGCCTGTTGAAATCTTCGGAAAACACAATTTAAACAATCTAGAAGGCGCAAGATGGATCTGTCAATTAATGGGTGTTGATGCAGATGATTTTTACGAAGCCATCGCCACATTTAAAGGTGCCAGCAAACGACTCGAAAAAATTGCAGAAACCAAAACTGCAGTAGCTTATAAAGATTATGCACATTCGCCAAGCAAAGTAAAGGCGACAACAGGAGCTGTGAAAAATCAATATCCAAACCGAAAATTGATTGCTTGTTTGGAACTTCACACCTATAGCAGCCTAAACCCAGAATTTTTAAAGGAATACAAAGGAACATTAGATGCAGCGGATAGCGCCGTAGTTTTTTATTCACCACACGCTGTAATGATAAAGCAGTTAGAAAAAATTAAAGGCGAACAAATTGAAGAAGCTTTTGAGCGAAAGGATTTGGTAGTTTTCACCAATCCAGCTGACTTTAAAACCTATCTTTTTTCACAGGATTATGAAAATACTTGTTTGCTTTTAATGAGTAGTGGAAATTATGGAGGGTTAGATTTTGAGGAAGTGAAGGAGTATTTAAAATAA
- a CDS encoding tetratricopeptide repeat protein, translating to MFIIAQSSYEKAEEYFKQENFSRAKPIFENYLKQHPNDKKTREYLGDIAGYGKNWDTAISYYEGLVKDEKTNANYHFKYGGAMGLKAMSISRIRAVTYIADIKYELEQAAKLDSKHIEARWALVEFYIQLPGIFGGSENKAVQYANELGKISEVDGYLANGYIAEYTDRPKDAERYYKKAIDVGGSAHTYEKLSNLYEKNNQPKEAIVTTSASLKKHKRNQLNYQIGKISAQYNLEPEYGIECLSQYLANYSIKDGVEKDWAYYRMAQIYKNLGKKEIALTWINKALLGKADFKEAQKEKSLILAL from the coding sequence ATGTTTATAATAGCTCAAAGCAGCTATGAAAAGGCGGAGGAATATTTTAAACAAGAAAATTTCAGCAGGGCAAAACCTATTTTTGAAAATTACCTGAAACAGCATCCTAACGACAAAAAAACCCGTGAATATTTGGGAGATATTGCTGGTTATGGAAAAAACTGGGACACTGCAATTTCCTATTACGAAGGTTTAGTAAAAGATGAAAAAACAAATGCCAACTACCATTTTAAATACGGTGGCGCAATGGGTTTAAAAGCAATGTCCATCAGCCGCATTCGGGCGGTAACTTACATTGCCGATATAAAATACGAACTGGAACAAGCCGCAAAATTAGATTCAAAACACATAGAAGCACGTTGGGCTTTGGTGGAATTTTACATTCAATTGCCAGGAATTTTTGGTGGAAGTGAAAACAAAGCAGTCCAATATGCAAATGAATTAGGAAAAATATCTGAAGTGGACGGCTATCTCGCCAACGGCTATATTGCTGAATATACAGATAGACCAAAAGATGCCGAACGTTATTACAAAAAGGCGATTGATGTAGGCGGATCGGCACATACATACGAAAAACTTTCAAATCTGTATGAAAAAAACAATCAGCCAAAGGAAGCAATAGTTACAACTTCAGCATCCTTAAAAAAGCACAAACGCAATCAGCTGAACTACCAAATCGGGAAAATTTCCGCGCAATATAATTTGGAACCTGAATACGGTATTGAATGTTTAAGCCAGTATTTGGCCAACTATTCCATCAAAGATGGAGTAGAAAAAGATTGGGCGTATTATCGTATGGCACAGATTTATAAAAATTTAGGAAAGAAGGAAATCGCCCTTACTTGGATTAATAAGGCATTATTGGGTAAAGCAGATTTCAAAGAAGCCCAAAAAGAAAAATCACTCATCTTGGCTTTGTAA
- the lipB gene encoding lipoyl(octanoyl) transferase LipB, with the protein MNQSLELLDLGLKDYKETWDFQESLFQNILQIKSTNRKENLELETTNYLLFVEHPHVYTLGKSGNIENLLIQEERLKAINAKFYKINRGGDITYHGPGQVVGYPILDLENFFTDLYKYLRLLEEMIILTLAEYGLKAERSKGETGVWLDVGTPFARKICAMGVRASRWVTMHGFALNVNTDLGYFDNMIPCGIKGKAVTSLNVELGKAEVSMEEVKEKLLKHFLVLFEAEVKQKEPIEM; encoded by the coding sequence TTGAATCAGTCTTTGGAATTATTAGATTTAGGCTTAAAAGATTACAAAGAAACCTGGGACTTTCAGGAATCTCTTTTTCAAAATATTCTACAAATTAAAAGTACGAACCGAAAAGAAAACCTAGAACTGGAAACTACTAATTATCTTTTATTCGTGGAGCATCCACACGTTTACACACTCGGAAAGAGTGGCAATATTGAAAATTTGCTTATTCAAGAAGAAAGACTGAAAGCAATAAATGCCAAATTCTACAAAATAAACCGCGGTGGTGATATCACTTACCACGGTCCAGGACAGGTTGTAGGCTACCCAATCCTAGATTTAGAAAACTTTTTTACCGATTTGTATAAATACCTGCGTTTACTAGAAGAAATGATCATTCTCACCTTGGCGGAATACGGTTTAAAAGCAGAACGCAGTAAAGGTGAAACCGGAGTTTGGTTGGATGTAGGTACTCCTTTTGCTAGGAAAATTTGTGCAATGGGCGTTCGCGCAAGTCGCTGGGTAACGATGCACGGTTTTGCACTAAATGTGAACACAGATCTAGGATATTTTGATAATATGATTCCCTGCGGTATCAAAGGAAAAGCGGTAACTTCCCTAAATGTTGAATTAGGAAAAGCTGAAGTTTCTATGGAAGAAGTGAAAGAAAAACTTTTGAAGCATTTTCTCGTTCTTTTTGAAGCTGAAGTAAAACAGAAAGAACCCATAGAAATGTAA